TGTTCACATTGACATCTATAAAAACGTTCTCATTATTACATAAAGCACATTTTTCTGGACACCACTCTGATTAGGAGATCTGAGAGCAGATTGCACAGAGGACAGCACTGCGCTTCAGCATGACCTCAGACATGGAATATTTACCACCTTAATATTCCAGCATGCAAAGTCCAGGGCAGGAAATTATAGACTTTAATTGCATGTGTCATCTATTTTCATAATTTCCTTGAGTTATGCCCCATAAAATCAATGTGTAACATTTGCTAATAATACCCACTGCCACATTTCAAATGAAAAAGAGCTATTTATACCCTCGCTTATTAACCTCCGATGTGTTCGGGTATAACTCAAAGTGTCATTTGCAGGATAAAGCAGCCATCCGGTTGGAGCATTACACTAGGAGTGGACAAAGAATAGAGAACAAAAAAGAGAGACAGAAAATGTGGAGATGTAGAAAAATCAGAACAgcaataaatattaatgaaacCTGCCCAAAATGTCATgcataaatttaattttcagctCTAATCAAGCTAAAAAACATTCTTATTTTGATTTCACAGAGGCTTTGAGAAACTTGTGAGAAATTTAATGGCTTACCATTAAAAGAAAGTCCACCACGTAAACAGCAGATGCCAAAAGGCAATATGTAATGTAACTTCATTATAGATACCAGTAATGTCTTTAGTCTAATCattaaaaagcacaaaattatCTCAAAATGCTGCCCAGAGGCCAAAATATTGGGAAATGCTTGCAAATGAGATTCTGACGGCAGCATACGGGTAAACATTCATTGATCTGAATATTTATCTGCATAATGCATACCTCTGAGAGGTATTTTATATTGTTCATTATTAGAGACTTTGATGAGGAATTTCAAAAGCTACTTAGCACAACATGTCTGTATATGACAATTCAACTAATGACTCAGTGCCACAATGGCAAAAATGTACATCTACAATGTAGTAAAGGAGagaaattacattttctttGAGCACAATATGGGTTGACATTTATTTGGTAAGATTCGTCTTCCACAACATAAACAGAACCTTCAATCATTTATCCTTTTCAGGGAATTAAtgatctaaataaataaatgtactcATATAGAAAACAATGGAAACCTTGCAATTCTGAAGGTCTAAattccgagaaaaaaaaaaaagcttgcaattctgagaaaaataaGTCAATTTTGCCAGATGTTAGCtcaaaattgcaaaatataaactcgtaattgcgagaaataaagtcatgtCTTATAAACTTGCACAAAATTCtatgcaattccgagtttatatatCACGATTCGTAATTGTTACTTTTTGCTTCTTGAAATTCCAGCAAATAAACTCACTAATCGTATGTTAAAAAACTTGCAATTAGGACTTTTTCAGATTTGCGagtttttaaaaacacaattctgactttacttTTTTCCAGTTAAAgagatgttaaagggttagttcacaaaaaatgaaaattctgtcattaattactcagcctcatgtcgttccaaacccatatttttgatgaaatccgtgagCTATCGATAGACTGCAACACAATTACCACTTTCAGTGCCCAAAAAGGTAGCAAAGACATCAcaaaaatagtccatgtgactgcggtggttcaaccttaatactttttatgcacaaaaaacagacaaaaataatgacaatttcttctcttccatggCAGTCTCCTACGCAGTTGACATTGTACACAGTGtagcttccaggttctacatcagaacgccagTTCATCACTGGtgatgaagataaacaaaggtcttatgggtttggagcaaaatgagagtgagtaattaatgacagaattttcatttttgggtgaactaacccaaaaCTAACTAAAAAACTGCAgcatataaacttggaattatGTGAAAAGAGAATAAAATCAGaagtgagataaaaagtcacaattacataactgatatttttttattttatggtggaaacgggcttccatattTAATCTTCCGTTCGAAGTGGAGCTACTGGGTTAAAAAGTGGCCTCTCTTGCCTAAGACGCAGCTTCCCATTGCTCATCTCAAAGTCCTTTTTGGTGCCATTAAGGACTTCCAGGCTGCCGGTACGTACATCATAACCAAAAGAGCGCAGTTTCTGAATGCGATACTGAACTATCTGCGTTGTCAGTTCTAACACTGTGGGAGTCTTCATGATCTGCTCCATGCTTACTCCAGCAGCGAGGAGGCCTTTGAAGCGTTCAGTTAGTATAGGCACAGAATAGTATAACAAGGCTGGACACTGAAGTACAATCTCCCTGAACTCTGCTTCTGTGCATTCCAGGGTCTCCTGGGAGTAGCTGAGGGTGAGTCTCATGCTTTCAGGGTTCAGCTCAGTAACAAATCCCCTCAGTTTGGAAAGCAGCCGCAAGAGCTCATTGCTGGTGAAGCCCCTGTCGCGCAGGAACGCCAAGTTATCGCGCAAAACCTCTGGGGGCTTCAGGAGCACGTAGGGATTCTGAGTAAGCAGCTTCTGCAACCAGGTCTTCATATTATCCTCCCTCCCACCCAAGTCCAAATAGGTCTTCTGCAGGGTCTGGATCATCTCCTCATTTTGCTTCACAGGTCGGCTGAAGCTCTGAGGGGCGCTGGCCATGAGCTTGCTAATGATGCGTTTGTTAAGATGCAACGTCTGGAAGTACATGATGTTGGCCTTCTGGTTGTCGTGATCGGCGGACGAGGTGAAAAACGAGGCAGGGAATTTTTCGATGATTCCAACCAGATCCTTCTGGCTGGTGCACACAGACATCCACAGCTTTTTCTGCGCCTCCATTTGCTCAGGTTTGCAGAGGATGGCCTCAGGATGGAGCTCCAAAACACGTGCGATGACAGGCCCACTAGCCCCCATGTCCCTCAGCAGGGCGGCAGTCTCGCTCACGTATAAGGGCCTCTGCCGCAACACCCATCCCTTCAGCTTTCGGATCTTACTGATGTCTACGGATAAGTCGTAAAGGGCGTCTATAGCAACCAGGTTCTCTTTGTGAACGATTGAGGAGTAAGGCCTTGTGAGGAGTGAAGGTGTTACTTGAGCCCGCTGGCAGTAGAGACACAACGATGTCGTGACTAATCGCAACATGTTTGCACAATCTACAGGTCTGTGGGTGGGACTGTTGGGTAATTGTGTGCATTGCACGCAAGTGACGTGCCTGAAACAAGGggaaaaacatttcagaaagtctcaaactattttaataaaacacttCCTCGTTCCTATTTCTCATGCAAAGCTGATATATGCACAAGCTTCTGAGTTTAATGAATAGAATGAGAATTCAGACACTACAAATCATCTAGCCATAGGATGTTATTTTGAAGATGCAATGCATACACATGCCCTGGTACTTAATTATTGCCAGCTGATATTAACTAGCTTTCTATTTGCCGACACCCACAAGATGTTAATATCACAAAAGAGCCAAGGGTTTTATATCAGAAAACTGTGAAGTTATGCAACAACCACTGTTTGGTATGCAAACAGAAAAAGTTACATAGTTAGACAGTTCCTTTATAATGAGATCATGACatattttgtttgaaattgaaaacaaaaacactagATACCTTGAGGGACCAGGATGTCCCAATAGATTTTGAATGACATTTGAGAGAGGCGAAACTATTAACCCTCATGTTCAGTTTAGGGTCTTTCAGgcctttaaataaacttttttctttctttcttttttttttttttttgatgcactCTATGTGCTTGTGTACCCCCAGTTGAGAAAAACTTTGACAAAATAAACTTTTAGAAGATATActcataaaatattttacagtcTTTGGCAACAGTAGAAAATATCAATGACTCAACTTGTACTGAGGGGTGCATCcaaatttttgttcaataaaatgCGTTCTAAAATGAGAATAACATACTTGAAATGCCCAACATGAAAAATATTTGCAGTCTAAGAGAGTATTTTCATATGTTAAGATTTTCCTTACATAGTAAATATCAATAATACATACATCccatcaaaagtttggaataattaaggttttttaatgtttttgaaagaagtctcttttgcccactaaggcagcatttatttgaaatagaaatcttttgtaacattattaattaCTTTACTGTCACTTGTGATGAATTTAATGTgtacttgctgaataaaaaatattaatttatttttttaatttaccccacttttaaatgtatcagtttccacaaaaatatgaagcagcaaaTACTGTGTTCAACACTTAAGATAATACTACATTTTCCAAAATCAGcgtattagattgatttctgaaggatcatgtgacactgaagattggagtaatgatgctgaaaattagctttgccatcacagaaataaattgcatgttaaaatatactaaattagaaaacagttattttaaatagtaataatatttcacaatattactgtatttttaatcaaataaatacagcattGGTGAGCATTTGAGACttatgcaataaacattaacaaaatcattgtaaaaataaaataaaaaaaacaatatatattacattattatgtaataatgtattataacatACTATATAtggaaaaggaaaggaaaacaatgttattattatcattatgattattacaCAAGTCAATCTCAACAGAACATGAGGGGAAGAGTGTGTTCTGTTACGAAACAGAAGTCGTGACATCGAGATAAAGAAACAAACTCCACAGTCTAACAGTGGCTTGCATTTATTATTAGTCGGCAAAAATATCACATCTGTAACGTGCTCATACAGTAAATCAGACTGATCATTACCTCCGTAGTGACAGCGGTCAAACGTCAGTAGTACAGCGGAAACATGGCACCTCTTGTTCTTTTTATGACGGCCATGCGGTCTGAGCACAACAAGCGCCACCCTCAGTACAGGAGGAACATTGAAActttttgatttatagattttgataGAGCAGAGCAGAACGAATTATGAGTTGACCTTTCACCTCAACTACAAAATAGTCAAAACGGGCACTAATATAATATGAACATTTAAGAATGGCACACAAACTATTTCAAGCAACAGATATTTTTAACAGCAACCTTTTTGCGACTGTGTGTTTTCAAAACTGAAACGTTGCTTAAAATGGCATCAGAGACTGTGAGTTCTATAATCAGCACAGAAAGCAATTTGTTTGAACGGCAGTGGAAAGTGAGTCACAGTTGGAGCTTAATCACAATGCTGGATCATGCCTGCCTACTCAAACTGTTCATTCAGCCCACCCTTGAAGTCTCTACAATCTGGCGACTTACAAAGTGCTTTGCATTCACACGGCCCCCAGAGACTATTAGGTACCTGTACAAGGCACAGGTTAAGACAAAGgatgttcattattttaatgactATGACTCATTTTTCTCATGTTTAAATCTTTGTCTCTCAGAAAGAAACGTTTTTAAGAAACCATATTAGACATCTCTCAAATGTAATTTTGGGGCTATACTGGTCACACAATACAAGGTCGACATTAAATGGAAGTTACGATAGTCTTTACATCCCTAAAAGTCCATTGTGACTCCATTTGAagtcatggtgactttaaaggtgccctagaattaaaaattgaatttatattggcagagttaaataacaagagttcagtacatggaaatgacatacagtgagtttcaaacaccattgtttcctccttcttatataaatctcatttgtttaaaagacctcagaagaacaggcaaatctcaacataacacagactgttatgtaacagtcggggtggtacgccccaatatttgcatatgccagccccatgattgaggcattacacaagggcagaacgtctggatctgtgcactgctgaataatcagactaggtaagcaagcaaggaaaacagcgaaaaatggcagcgataataactgacatgatccatgatatcatgatatttttagtgatatttgtaaacggtctttctaaatgtttcgttagcatgttgctaatgtaggctaccgttggttaaagttaccatcgtttcttactgtattcacggagacaagagccgtcgctattttcatttttaaacacttgcagtctgtataattcataaacacaacttcattcttcataaatctctccaacagtgtgtaatgttagctttagccacggagtatTATCAAACTTGTTCAGAAGCAAAtgtaaatatccaaataaatagtatactcacatgacccgaagcatgcatgcagcatacatgatgaacatcttgcaaagatccatttgatggttatattagctgtgtgaactttgtaaatgcactgtattatagagttgcgagctcgatgggcagggagcgagagatttaaaggggccgcgcgctgaatcggtgcatagttaatgatgccccaaaataggcaggtaaaaaaatttattaaaaaaaatctatggggtattttgagctgaaacttcacagacacattcaggagacaccttagacttatattacatcttgtaaataaactttcgatggcacctttaatgcagtATGTTTTTGTAGTACAAGAATCAACAATCTTGTGAATGTTTTTCCTTGTATGCAAACAATCTGGTTCTTGCAGAACATTGCTGAAATGGTTGACTGAAGCTGACTCGGAAAAAAGGTATGTTCCTTAAGTTTCAACTGAGAATTAACAAACAGACTgaattgctttattttttttaacacagaGCATTTTCTCAGTTATGCTTCATTAACAATGTGGTTGAAGTGTATAGTGTCTCTTGGAATAAATATTCAAAGACATACACAAGATAAAACCTAAAGATAGAGAAAGTAAACTATTTTGTCTATGCaatgtttcaaaatttcttttGATTTATGAGATAAAACTTTCAACAACAGCTCAACAAGATTAAAAGACTAACCTTAAATGGAAAGATAAATGATAACCATGTGCTCTGGGTTATAAGGGAGGATGAGGAAAGAAAAGCAAGAAAAACTGCACCtgagaaatgaaagaaaaaactcTGCACTTAAAAAGGACAACATCCCAACGTGGGTGGATCTTAATGCCAAACTTCAGAAACAGGTTACTCAAATTTCTGAGTATGTGGAAGGCAACAGGCAGAAAGCAGTCTCGCGGATGGACAGAATACAACAGGATGAGCCAAACAAGGAACATTGTGATACTTCTCGCTCTGCTGCTGGTGTGCGCTCTCGCCGAAGATGACCCAGAGCCTATATTCAGAGCACTTGGTGGGGAACTTGAGATGGGTTTTTGCTTTGGTGATGACATTGCTGTGTACAGACTGAATGCTGGAAAAAAGGAGCTATTGGGTCAATCCTCAACTCCCTCAATTTCACCACCTGATGCTTTTAAGGGTCGGATCAGTTTCTCAGATGACGTTGAAGGTCTGCTTGGTCTGAAGATCACAAATCTTCAGTTCTCTGACTCTGGAACCTACATCAGAGAGTGCTGGAACAATGACACTATGGAAAATTATCATAAACACTATCTCTACGTGTGTAATGAGGAGTTCGACTTACAGAAAATCTCACTGAAACCTGGAACAGGTGCAGATCTGGTATGTAATACGGGTTCCAGAAAACACataacagtaaaatggtataaaGACATATCTTTGTTCATGGATACTCAGATTTCTTTGGAACCATTACAACCTGAGCTTAAAAGCCTTATCCAGGCGGAAGACAAAGGCTCATTTTTACACGTTTCAGATGAGTTTATTCAGGACAGACCTCGTTTTTACTGCCTGGCTATGGAGGGAGGGCAATGCAGTAGTTTTCAACCCATAGGACTACCAGAAGATCCTGAGATGAAGATTGTTTATCGTTCTGTAGGAGAGCGCATAGTTCTTGCATGTTCAGTAGACCGCTTCAGACAGAGCCACTGGGAAACACCTTTTGGACAAGTTAACTCATCTGCACCGTTACGTCTCAAAGGGACAATCGAGGATCAGTTGTCCGTGTCGACAAGCAAGAATTCAGAAGACTATTCCCTAGacattccctctctctcttcagAATATTCTGGGAGCTATAAATGTTTCTCTACCTTCCTCGTCGAAGAGTATGTTGTGAATGTGTGCCCTTTGCGTGAGTCACCTGATATTTCATTTTCTGCAGAAGATAAGAAGGTGGTTCTCCAATGTGACTTCATGTCTTTACCAGAATTTAAAGATAAAGAGGAGGACACTAGCGTTCTGTGGTATCGAAACACTGGTGACCAAGAAATCCAAATAATGGACTCAGGGGATCCTTCTTTAACCCTACCTAATGATCTAAAGGGTCGGTTAAAGTTCTCAAAGACATATTCCTCTCTCACCTTTACTAAACCAAAAAAGGAGGACAATGGGACGTACTGGTGCGTGGTGCTGCTGGATGATGAAAGCTTTGTTTATGAGGATACTTCTTccaatgatgatgatgaagaggaTCAAGAGGATGAGGTGGACCATCAATTTGTGATGGAGGAAGAGTACATGGAAAAGTGTCTATTTAGGCAAGTCACCAATCTAAAATTTCAGTCATATCGTAGAGCTCAGCCTAAATCTGAGCCTGAGCCTGAGCCTGAGCCTGAGCCTGAACCTGAGACTAGCCTGACAATATATGCTGTGTGTGCAGGGCTTGGAGGCCTATTAGCATTGGCTTTTTTGGTTGGTATTGTGATGGTTATAAAAAGGAGAGCAAAGAAAAAATCTGCATCTGTTCAAGGAAGAGGTCTTGAACTATCTGAAGAGGAAGGAAGAGCACTTAAATCCACAAAGACGTAGAGTATGAGGTCACTCCTCATGATTCTTCTACTGctttatttttacacaataatttgcataatgcataatgttcatgaaaaaatgtaattgtgaaAATTGAGAGGAAACTACTCAATGTAAATAGATATTTCACCAAAAAATGGCagttcaaacttttttttttcttttttttgtggggGGTGTTGGTGGACTATGCCTTTATGGTGCAATTTCACCTTTGTCTTTCACCTCATCATCAACCATCCTAGAGGTGAAAAAACAGATTTGTAAGACTTATTTAAAAGGGCGTTCAAGTACTGCAAAAGGGAGTTCAatatcaaaatttaatttgacAATAAATCTTGTAAATGCTTAAATGGATGACAAGTGTCTTCTATGTGCAAGTCTCAGGCGTGAGGGTATGTAAAACAGCTACTGAAACACGTGACATTTTCTTGTGCAAAGAAGACAAGCCCGGCTGGTTTGTTTCCCTGTCAAATCTTGAGTACACAGTAAGCAAATGGCgctttaaaaataaacacaccATAAAGCCTGCATCAAAGCTGAATTCATATGAAGACAAACATATGggtcttaaagagatagtttacacaaaaatgaaaaatcatttactcaccctcatgttgttccaaacctgtatgactatATATGTTTTTGTTCTCAGAACattatgagggtgagtaaatgatgacaaaatgatcatttttagtAGATGGTATACATATAATACATATTTCTTTTTAGCTCTTTTCTGTTTAAAATTGCATCATGTGTGATCACTGATCACGTACCCCATGCTTTCATCTGTAATGAAGCATTTAGTATTACTAAACTGCAACCGTTAACATCATGTCTCCCATGACAGAGATCTTGGTAATGATCcgtaaacattttcatttttctccTCACTGTGACATGTAGTATATTTCCTGTTCTAATTTCTCTTCGGTTTCCATTAATGTGTCAACAAAGTCTGAATCTACTGCTGAATGTAATATCCTAGTCTAACAGCTGGCTGTGTAAACAGCGGCAGTTAGTGAGAGAAAGGCTGATGATGTCTAGAGAGCACAGTACAGATTTGATGGACACGGTTATGTCACGTAAAGCTTCATTGGTGG
The nucleotide sequence above comes from Chanodichthys erythropterus isolate Z2021 chromosome 7, ASM2448905v1, whole genome shotgun sequence. Encoded proteins:
- the mterf2 gene encoding transcription termination factor 2, mitochondrial; translated protein: MLRLVTTSLCLYCQRAQVTPSLLTRPYSSIVHKENLVAIDALYDLSVDISKIRKLKGWVLRQRPLYVSETAALLRDMGASGPVIARVLELHPEAILCKPEQMEAQKKLWMSVCTSQKDLVGIIEKFPASFFTSSADHDNQKANIMYFQTLHLNKRIISKLMASAPQSFSRPVKQNEEMIQTLQKTYLDLGGREDNMKTWLQKLLTQNPYVLLKPPEVLRDNLAFLRDRGFTSNELLRLLSKLRGFVTELNPESMRLTLSYSQETLECTEAEFREIVLQCPALLYYSVPILTERFKGLLAAGVSMEQIMKTPTVLELTTQIVQYRIQKLRSFGYDVRTGSLEVLNGTKKDFEMSNGKLRLRQERPLFNPVAPLRTED